In the genome of Populus nigra chromosome 9, ddPopNigr1.1, whole genome shotgun sequence, one region contains:
- the LOC133703438 gene encoding E3 ubiquitin-protein ligase UPL1-like isoform X4 — protein MTKLKKRRSTEVPPKIKSFINGVITSPLENIEEPLKGFVWEFDKGDFHHWVDLFNHFDSYFEKHIKPRKDLQVEDNFLESDPPFPREAVLQILRVIRIILENCTNKHFYSSYEQHLSNLLASTDADIVEACLQTLAAFLNKTLGRYSIRDLSLNTKLFCLAQGWGGKDEGLGLVASTTQNGCDPVAYELGCTLHFEFYALNELSSQFSAIEQPTQGLQIIHLPNVDTCPETDCELLNKLVVEYKVPPSLRFSLLTRLRFARAFRPLVSRQLYTCIRLYAFIVLVQSSSDADDLVSFFNSEPEFVNELVSLLSYEDEVPEKIRILCLLSLVALSQDRSHQSTVLAAVTSGGHRGILSSLMQKAIDSVISDSSKWSVDFAEALLSLVTVLVSSSSGCSAMREAGFIPTLLPLLKDTDPQHLHMVAAAVHILEAFMDYSNPATALFRELGGLDDTISRLKVEVSHVEDCSKQQGEDSDSRTRNLQVAASASSELDSMLPLYSEALVAYHRRLLMKALLRAISLGTYAAGNTSRIYGSEESLLPQCLCLIFRRAKDFGGGVFSLAATVMSDLIHKDPTCFPILDAAGLPSAFLNAIMDGVLCSSEAIMCIPQCLDALCLNNNGLQAVKDRNALRCFVKIFTSKTYLRALFGETPGSLSTGLDELMRHASSLRGPGVDMLIEILNVITKIGSRVDGSCASTDPSSSAPVPMETDAEERSLVLSDDRGSFRMETLEQTTEQSSDTSAANVDSLFPECLSNVARLLETVLQNSDTCHIFVEKKGIDAVLQLFTLPLMPISTSIGQIISVAFKNFSHQHSASLARAVCAFLREHLKSTNELLVSVAGTHLAVVESAKQAKVLRYLSSLEGILSLSNFLLKGNSTFVSELGTADADVLKDIGLAYREIIWQVSLYNDSKVDEKRNAEQGTDLSSSTAVVRESDDDANIPVVRYMNPVSIRNGSQSLWGGEREFLSVIRSGVGLHRRSRHGLARIRSGRTGQHLDALSIDSEIPSDEPETSLPKLKSRTPDEILNKLASVLRSFFSALVKGFTSPNRRRVDVGLLSAVSKTLGTTLAKIYLEALSFSGYFTAGLDTLLSVKCRYLGKVVDDMAALTFDSRRRTCYASMVNNFYVHGTFKELLTTFEATSQLLWTLPYPFPCPSVDHEKAGEGNNLSHSTWLLDTLHSYCRVLEYFVNSSLLLSSTSGSQVQLLVQPVAAGLSIGLFPVPKDPEVFVRMLQSQVLDVMLSVWNHSMFPSCSTGFISSIVSLVTHIYSGVGDVKRNRSGIAGSTNQRFMLPPPDENTIAMIVEMGFTRARAEEALRRVETNSVEMAMEWLFSHAEDPVQEDDELARALALSLGNSSEGLKIDNEDNSIAAVTEEGKMTVPPVEDILAASVKLFQSSDTMAFSLTDLLVTLCNRNKGEDRLKVASYLIEQLKLCPLDFSKDSSALCMISHILALLLFEDGTVREIAAQNGIVAAVTNVLMNFKARNASGSEILIPKCISALLLILDNMSQSRPRISSETTGGTQTVSLPDSSVLASGTEKKVASDFPEKESGTALEKLLGKSTGYLTIEESREVLLVACDLMKQHVPAVIMQAILQLCARLTKTHILALQFLENGGLTALFSIPRSCFFPGYDTVASAIIRHLLEDPHTLQTAMELEIRQTLIGNRHAGRIFPRTFLTSMAPVISRDPVVFMKAAAAACQLESSGGRTFVVLLKEKEKERDKSKTSGAEESVRISENKMHDGSGKCAKGHKKIPANLTQVMDQLLDIVLKHPLPKSPEGCVGDLNSMDVDEPATKLKGKSKVDETKKVESESERSAGLAKVTFVLKLLSDVLLMYVHAVGIILRRDLELCHLRGSNQTDSSGQGGIIHHILHQLLLISTDKSAGPDEWRDKLSEKASWFIVVLCGRSGEGRRRVINELVKAMSSFSNLESNSHNNVLLPDKKVFAFSDLVYSILSKNASSSHLPGSGCSPDIAKSMIDGGMVQSLTSILQVIDLDHPDAPKIVNLLLKALESLSRAANASEQVLKSEGLNKKKTTVSNGRCDEQTAASAVETIEHNQNSGATQEAPDEEDTDIQQQQGTTHVEGNHAAHQNQTAEQDMRIELEDTMPTNPSVEIGMDFMHEEMEEGGVLHNTDQIEMTFRVENRAGDDMGDEDDDMGDDGDEDEDEDEDEDEDEDDDEGEDEDIAEDGAGMMSLADTDVEDHDDTGLADDYNDEMIDEEDDFHENRVMEVRWREALDGLDHLQVLGQPGASSGLIDVAAEPFERVNVDDLFGLRRPLGFDRQRQSGRSSLERSVIEANGFQHPLLLRPSQSEDLVSMWSSGGHSSRGLEALSYGSFDVPHFYMFDAPVLPFEHVPSSIFGDRLGRAAPPPLSDSSLGMDSLRTQGRRGPGDGRWTDDGQPQAGAQSAAIAQAIEEQFISQLCSVPTINAPIERQFQNSGVQENQPFHNPPSNDGQVVVDDDNTSSQQNEVQQGNGNEVTHYQPNPTAETIPSNEQVDSRSSFSDSGEDLQVDEPMLAQPISLNSTPNGLDNMEIGDGDGTACDQVETMPEHVNSAEHHASLQCEGVPEAHASLNDVPVQDVRSSTDDQCNNPLLANSVSMMPDVDQMNADVEMTGADAEGNRAGQSMPASEQGADETSSRQETLVAQDATQANQNGIDNETPTTSAIDPTFLEALPEDLRTEVLASQQAQSVQPPTYAPPSVEDIDPEFLAALPPDIQAEVLAQQRAQRIAQQAEGQPVDMDNASIIATFPADVREEVLLTSSEAVLSALPSPLLAEAQMLRDRAMSHYQARSLFGSSHRLNSRRNGLGFDRQTVMDRGVGVTIGRRAASAFADGMKMNEIEGEPLLDTNALKALIHLLRMAQPLGKGLLQRLLLNLCAHSTTRTILVCLLLNMIKPEAEGSVSGLAAINSQRLYGCLSNVVYGRSQLMDGLPPLVLRRVLEILTYLATNHSSIANMLFYFDPSIVLEPLSPKYLETKIDKGKEKIGDGDNSLKPLGDTDKVPLILFLKLLNRPLFLHSTTHLEQVMGLLQVVVFTAASKLDSHAQSGQARETSQKQTAGEVPGGVQSVPPLVAESSQEDKAASSGSISNGNRSIDACSVFLKLPQPELSNLCSLLGCEGLSDKVYMLAGEVLKKLASIVATHRKFFTSELSELAHGLSSSAVSELVTLRNTHMLGLSAGSMAGAAILRVLQALSSLTSPTIDENMDLESGGEQEEQATMWNLSIALQPLWLELSECISLTETQLVQSSFSPTVLNINVGELVQGGSSSSPLPPGTQRLLPFIEAFFVLCEKLQANQSIVQQDHVTITAREVKESSGSSSSTTACFGDSQRKLDGVVTFSRFAEKHRRLLNTFIRHNPGLLEKSLSMMLKAPRLIDFDNKRAYFRSRIRQQHEQHRSGPLRISVRRAYVLEDSYNQLRMRPTQDLRGRLNVQFQGEEGIDAGGLTREWYQLLSRVVFDKGALLFTTVGNDVTFQPNPNSVYQTEHLSYFKFVGRVVSKALFDGQLLDVYFTRSFYKHILGAKVTYHDIEAVDPDYYKNLKWMLENDVSDIPDLTFSMDADEEKHILYEKTQINSFLEGFNELVPRELISIFNDKELELLISGLPEIDLDDLKANTEYTGYAPASGVVQWFWEVVKGFNKEDMARLLQFVTGTSKVPLEGFKALQGISGPQKLQIHKAYGAPERLPSAHTCFNQLDLPEYTSGEQLQERLLLAIHEASEGFGFG, from the exons ATGACAAAGCTTAAGAAACGGAGGTCTACAGAAGTG CCTCCCAAAATTAAGTCCTTCATCAATGGTGTTATTACCAGTCCACTTGAGAATATAGAAGAACCCCTAAAAGGTTTTGTTTGGGAGTTCGATAAG GGAGATTTTCATCATTGGGTTGatctttttaatcattttgattcATATTTTGAGAAGCACATAAAGCCAAGAAAAGACTTGCAGGTTGAGGACAACTTCTTGGAATCTGATCCTCCCTTTCCAAGAGAAGCTGTTCTTCAAATTCTTCGTGTTATCAGAATAATTTTAGAGAACTGCACAAACAAGCACTTTTATAGTTCTTATGAG CAGCATCTTTCTAACCTTCTTGCTTCCACTGATGCGGACATAGTAGAGGCTTGCTTGCAGACTCTGGCAGCTTTTTTGAACAAGACTCTTGGAAGATATTCCATTAGAGATTTGTCTTTGAATACAAAGTTATTTTGTCTTGCACAAGGCTGGGGAGGAAAGGATGAGGGTCTTGGATTGGTTGCGTCTACTACACAAAATGGATGTGACCCTGTTGCTTACGAGTTAGGTTGCACCCTTCATTTTGAGTTCTATGCATTGAACGAGTTGTCAAGTCAGTTCAGTGCCATAGAACAGCCAACTCAGGGTTTACAAATTATTCATTTACCTAATGTCGATACTTGTCCGGAGACAGATTGTGAGCTTTTGAATAAGTTAGTTGTAGAATATAAAGTACCTCCCAGCTTAAGATTTTCTTTATTGACGAGATTGCGCTTTGCAAGGGCTTTTCGCCCTTTGGTTTCTCGCCAATTGTACACATGCATCCGTTTGTATGCTTTCATTGTTCTTGTTCAATCAAGCAGTGATGCTGATGATCTAGTTTCTTTTTTCAACTCTGAGCCTGAGTTTGTCAATGAATTAGTTTCACTTTTGAGCTATGAAGATGAAGTGCCTGAGAAAATTCGAATTCTTTGTTTGTTATCATTGGTCGCTCTTTCTCAAGATCGGTCTCACCAATCAACTGTCTTGGCTGCTGTCACATCTGGTGGTCACCGCGGCATCCTGTCCAGCCTCATGCAAAAAGCCATTGATTCTGTTATCAGTGATTCATCAAAATGGTCTGTTGATTTTGCTGAAGCTCTACTATCTCTTGTCACTGTTTTGGTCTCATCATCATCAGGTTGCTCAGCCATGCGCGAGGCAGGGTTTATTCCTACTCTTCTACCCCTCCTCAAAGATACAGACCCTCAGCATTTGCATATGGTAGCCGCAGCTGTGCATATTCTAGAGGCATTCATGGATTACAGTAATCCTGCTACTGCATTATTCAGAGAGTTGGGTGGTTTGGATGACACCATCTCTCGACTGAAGGTAGAAGTGTCTCATGTAGAAGATTGTTCAAAGCAACAAGGTGAAGATTCTGATTCAAGGACAAGGAATTTGCAAGTAGCTGCAAGTGCTTCCTCAGAGCTAGATAGTATGCTCCCACTGTATTCTGAAGCATTAGTTGCTTATCATCGACGTTTACTGATGAAAGCTTTGCTAAGGGCGATATCCCTTGGAACATATGCTGCTGGGAACACTTCTCGTATTTATGGATCCGAGGAGAGTTTGTTGCCCCAATGCCTATGTCTAATCTTCAGAAGAGCAAAAGATTTTGGTGGAGGGGTGTTTTCACTTGCAGCAACTGTCATGAGTGATCTAATTCACAAAGATCCTACCTGTTTCCCTATCTTAGATGCAGCTGGTCTTCCTTCTGCTTTTTTGAATGCAATAATGGATGGTGTTCTATGCTCTTCAGAAGCCATAATGTGTATACCTCAGTGTTTGGATGCCCTATGCCTGAATAATAATGGTCTTCAGGCTGTAAAGGATCGGAATGCTCTAAGGTGCTTCGTGAAAATATTTACATCCAAAACGTATTTGCGTGCCCTTTTTGGTGAGACACCAGGGTCCTTGTCTACTGGACTGGATGAACTCATGCGCCATGCTTCCTCATTACGAGGACCTGGAGTGGATATGTTGATTGAGATCCTAAATGTCATCACAAAAATTGGGTCTAGGGTCGATGGTTCTTGCGCATCCACTGATCCGTCCAGCTCTGCTCCTGTTCCAATGGAAACTGATGCTGAAGAAAGGAGTCTGGTTCTGTCAGATGATAGGGGAAGTTTCAGGATGGAAACCTTGGAGCAGACCACTGAGCAGTCATCTGATACTTCAGCAGCAAATGTTGACTCACTTTTTCCTGAATGTTTAAGCAATGTTGCTCGTCTTCTTGAAACAGTTCTCCAGAATTCTGACACTTGTCATATATTTGTTGAGAAGAAGGGAATTGATGCTGTTCTGCAGTTATTTACTTTGCCTTTAATGCCTATTTCAACATCGATTGGTCAGATCATATCTGTTGCGTTTAAGAACTTCTCACATCAGCATTCTGCTTCCTTGGCTAGGGCAGTATGTGCCTTCTTGAGAGAACATCTAAAATCAACAAATGAACTATTAGTTTCAGTTGCGGGGACTCATCTTGCTGTGGTTGAATCTGCTAAGCAAGCTAAGGTTCTGAGATATCTTTCCAGCCTTGAAGGTATACTTTCTCTCTCGAATTTTTTGTTGAAGGGGAATAGTACTTTTGTCTCTGAATTGGGCACTGCAGATGCTGATGTGTTGAAGGATATTGGGTTGGCATACCGGGAAATAATTTGGCAAGTTTCTCTGTACAATGACTCCAAAGTGGATGAAAAGAGAAATGCAGAACAGGGGACTGACCTGTCTTCATCAACTGCTGTGGTAAGAGAAAGTGACGATGACGCAAACATTCCAGTTGTGAGATACATGAACCCAGTTTCTATTAGGAATGGTTCTCAGTCCCTTTGGGGTGGGGAACGTGAATTTCTCTCGGTCATTCGTTCAGGCGTAGGCTTGCACCGCCGTAGTCGACATGGCTTGGCACGTATACGAAGTGGGAGGACTGGCCAGCACTTGGATGCTTTAAGCATTGACTCTGAGATCCCATCAGATGAACCAGAGACATCTTTGCCAAAGTTGAAAAGTAGAACTCCTGATGAGATTCTAAACAAATTGGCTTCTGTATTACGTTCTTTCTTTTCTGCCCTTGTGAAGGGATTTACATCTCCAAACCGTCGAAGGGTTGATGTAGGGTTGTTGAGTGCAGTTTCAAAGACCCTTGGAACTACCTTGGCTAAAATATATCTTGAGGCTCTCAGTTTCTCAGGGTATTTTACTGCTGGACTTGATACATTACTGTCAGTTAAGTGCCGATATCTTGGAAAGGTTGTTGATGACATGGCAGCCCTCACATTTGACAGCAGGAGGCGTACTTGTTATGCATCAATggtcaataatttttatgtacATGGAACCTTTAAGGAGCTGCTTACTACATTTGAAGCTACAAGTCAACTGTTATGGACACTACCTTACCCTTTTCCTTGCCCCTCAGTTGACCATGAGAAGGCAGGTGAAGGAAATAATTTGTCTCACAGCACATGGCTACTTGACACTTTACACAGCTACTGCCGTGTGCTTGAGTATTTTGTTAACTCCTCTCTGCTTTTATCTTCAACATCGGGATCCCAAGTTCAACTACTTGTTCAGCCTGTTGCAGCTGGTTTGTCAATTGGGCTATTTCCTGTTCCTAAGGACCCTGAAGTCTTTGTTCGCATGCTGCAGTCTCAGGTTCTGGATGTCATGTTATCTGTCTGGAAccactctatgtttccaagttGCAGCACTGGCTTCATTTCTTCTATTGTGTCACTTGTTACACACATATACTCTGGTGTTGGAGATGTCAAAAGGAATCGAAGTGGCATTGCAGGAAGTACAAACCAAAGGTTCATGCTCCCACCACCTGATGAAAATACAATTGCTATGATTGTTGAGATGGGCTTTACAAGGGCAAGAGCTGAAGAGGCATTGAGACGGGTGGAAACAAATAGTGTTGAAATGGCCATGGAGTGGCTGTTTAGTCATGCTGAGGATCCTGTGCAGGAGGATGATGAGTTAGCTCGGGCACTTGCGCTATCACTAGGAAATTCATCTGAAGGATTGAAAATTGACAATGAGGATAATTCAATAGCTGCTGTGACAGAAGAAGGAAAAATGACGGTGCCTCCTGTTGAAGATATTCTTGCTGCATCTGTGAAGTTGTTTCAGAGTAGTGATACGATGGCATTCTCGTTGACGGATTTGCTTGTGACCCTTTGCAATCGGAACAAAGGAGAAGACCGTCTAAAGGTGGCATCTTATCTTATTGAGCAGCTAAAGCTTTGCCCATTGGATTTTTCCAAGGATTCCAGTGCACTGTGTATGATATCACATATTTTGGCATTGCTCCTTTTTGAGGATGGAACTGTTCGAGAAATTGCCGCACAGAATGGTATAGTTGCTGCTGTAACAAATGTCTTGATGAATTTCAAGGCTAGAAATGCATCAGGGAGTGAAATTCTTATCCCAAAATGCATTAGTGCTTTACTGCTCATCTTGGATAACATGTCGCAATCCAGGCCTAGAATCTCTTCTGAAACTACCGGAGGAACCCAGACAGTATCTCTGCCTGACTCATCAGTTCTGGCATCAGGTACAGAAAAAAAGGTGGCTTCAGACTTTCCTGAGAAAGAATCTGGCACAGCACTTGAGAAATTATTGGGGAAGTCAACTGGTTACCTGACTATTGAAGAGAGTCGTGAAGTACTACTTGTTGCCTGTGACTTGATGAAACAGCATGTTCCTGCTGTGATCATGCAGGCTATTCTGCAGTTATGTGCTCGCCTGACAAAAACTCACATTTTAGCATTGCAATTTCTCGAAAATGGAGGGTTAACTGCTCTATTTAGTATTCCACGAAGTTGTTTCTTCCCTGGATATGACACTGTTGCATCTGCCATCATTCGGCACCTCCTTGAAGATCCTCATACCCTACAAACTGCCATGGAATTGGAGATACGTCAAACTTTGATCGGAAATCGCCATGCTGGGCGTATTTTCCCAAGGACATTTTTGACATCTATGGCACCTGTTATTTCCAGAGATCCTGTGGTTTTTATGAAAGCTGCAGCTGCAGCTTGTCAGTTGGAATCATCAGGAGGGAGGACTTTTGTGGTATTATTgaaggaaaaagagaaggaaagggacAAATCAAAAACTTCAGGTGCTGAAGAATCTGTCCGGATTTCTGAGAATAAGATGCATGATGGTTCAGGTAAATGTGCCAAAGGCCATAAAAAGATTCCGGCCAATCTTACTCAAGTAATGGATCAGCTTCTTGATATAGTTCTGAAACATCCTTTGCCAAAAAGTCCAGAAGGTTGTGTTGGTGATTTAAATTCGATGGATGTGGATGAACCTGCTACCAAGTTAAAGGGAAAATCCAAGGTTGACGAGACAAAGAAAGTGGAGTCTGAATCTGAAAGATCTGCTGGACTGGCTAAAGTGACTTTTGTTCTCAAGTTGTTGAGTGATGTTCTTCTTATGTATGTGCATGCAGTTGGGATCATACTGAGACGAGACTTGGAATTGTGTCATCTGCGGGGATCTAATCAAACAGATAGTTCTGGGCAAGGTGGGATAATTCATCACATCTTACACCAGTTGCTTCTAATATCTACAGATAAATCTGCAGGACCTGATGAATGGAGGGACAAATTATCTGAAAAGGCTTCTTGGTTCATTGTTGTTTTGTGTGGCCGATCTGGTGAAGGGCGGAGGCGAGTGATTAATGAACTTGTGAAAGCTATGTCTTCATTCTCAAACTTGGAgagcaattcacataacaacgtTTTGTTGCCTGATAAAAAAGTTTTTGCTTTTTCTGATTTGGTGTATTCAATTTTGTCTAAAAATGCATCCTCCAGCCACTTACCTGGTTCCGGATGCTCACCGGATATAGCGAAAAGCATGATAGATGGAGGAATGGTGCAGTCTCTTACTAGCATTCTTCAAGTGATTGATTTGGACCATCCTGATGCTCCTAAAATTGTCAATCTTCTATTGAAGGCTTTGGAAAGTCTGTCAAGGGCTGCCAATGCTAGTGAACAAGTTCTTAAATCTGAGGGtctgaacaagaagaaaacaacTGTGTCAAATGGAAGATGTGATGAACAGACAGCTGCATCAGCTGTGGAGACCATAGAGCATAATCAGAATAGCGGTGCCACACAGGAAGCCCCAGACGAGGAGGATACTGACATTCAGCAACAGCAAGGAACTACTCATGTTGAGGGTAATCATGCTGCACATCAAAATCAGACAGCAGAGCAAGACATGAGGATAGAGTTGGAAGATACAATGCCAACCAATCCATCGGTGGAGATTGGAATGGATTTCATGCATGAAGAAATGGAAGAGGGTGGTGTGTTACACAACACTGACCAAATTGAGATGACTTTTCGTGTTGAGAACAGGGCTGGTGATGATATGGGTGATGAGGATGATGACATGGGAGATGATGGTGACgaggatgaggatgaggatgaggatgaggatgaggatgaggatgatgatgagGGGGAGGATGAGGATATCGCTGAAGATGGTGCTGGCATGATGTCTCTTGCTGACACTGATGTGGAAGATCATGATGATACTGGCTTGGCAGATGACTATAATGATGAGATGATTGACGAAGAAGATGATTTTCATGAGAATCGTGTTATGGAGGTCAGGTGGAGGGAGGCCCTTGATGGGTTGGATCATTTGCAGGTACTCGGTCAGCCTGGAGCTTCAAGTGGTCTGATTGATGTTGCTGCTGAGCCATTTGAAAGGGTGAATGTGGATGATCTTTTTGGTCTTCGCAGGCCTTTGGGTTTTGATCGTCAACGTCAGAGTGGCAGGTCTTCCTTGGAGCGGTCTGTCATAGAAGCAAATGGATTTCAGCATCCTCTGCTGTTAAGGCCATCCCAGTCAGAAGATCTGGTTTCTATGTGGTCATCAGGTGGGCATTCATCCAGGGGTTTAGAAGCTTTGTCATATGGGAGCTTTGATGTACctcatttttatatgtttgatgCTCCTGTTCTTCCATTTGAACATGTACCTAGTAGTATATTTGGTGATCGTTTGGGTAGGGCAGCACCCCCACCTTTGTCTGATTCTTCTTTAGGAATGGACTCATTGCGTACACAGGGGCGGAGAGGGCCTGGTGATGGAAGGTGGACTGATGATGGTCAGCCACAAGCAGGTGCCCAATCTGCTGCAATTGCACAAGCAATAGAGGAGCAGTTCATATCACAGCTGTGCAGTGTACCTACAATCAATGCTCCCATTGAGAGGCAGTTCCAGAATTCAGGAGTCCAGGAGAATCAACCATTTCATAATCCTCCATCCAATGATGGTCAAGTAGTGGTGGATGATGATAACACCAGCAGTCAACAAAATGAAGTTCAGCAAGGAAATGGCAATGAAGTTACCCACTATCAGCCTAATCCAACAGCTGAAACCATTCCTTCCAATGAGCAGGTTGATTCTCGGTCTTCATTCAGTGATTCAGGTGAAGATTTACAGGTGGATGAACCTATGTTAGCTCAACCAATTTCTCTGAACAGTACACCAAATGGTCTTGACAACATGGAAATTGGAGATGGTGATGGCACTGCATGTGATCAAGTCGAGACAATGCCAGAGCATGTCAACTCTGCAGAACATCATGCTTCTTTGCAATGTGAAGGGGTCCCTGAAGCACATGCAAGTCTCAATGATGTACCTGTTCAGGATGTCAGATCCTCAACAGATGATCAGTGCAATAATCCTTTGTTGGCCAATTCTGTTTCAATGATGCCTGATGTGGATCAGATGAATGCTGATGTTGAAATGACTGGTGCTGACGCTGAAGGAAATCGGGCTGGGCAATCCATGCCTGCTTCTGAACAAGGTGCTGACGAGACGTCATCCAGGCAAGAGACATTGGTTGCTCAGGATGCTACTCAGGCTAACCAAAATGGTATAGATAATGAGACTCCCACTACAAGCGCAATTGACCCAACTTTCCTGGAGGCATTACCTGAAGATTTACGAACAGAAGTTCTAGCTTCCCAGCAGGCTCAGTCTGTTCAACCTCCAACTTATGCTCCACCTTCTGTTGAAGATATTGATCCTGAATTTTTGGCTGCTCTTCCTCCAGACATCCAAGCAGAGGTTTTGGCACAACAACGAGCACAGCGGATTGCACAGCAGGCTGAAGGACAGCCTGTTGACATGGATAATGCTTCAATAATTGCTACTTTTCCTGCTGATGTGCGTGaagag GTGCTTTTGACTTCTTCAGAAGCAGTATTATCAGCATTACCTTCTCCATTACTTGCTGAAGCCCAAATGCTAAGGGACCGAGCAATGAGTCACTATCAGGCTCGCAGCCTGTTTGGTAGTAGCCACAGGCTAAATAGTCGTAGAAATGGTTTGGGATTTGATAGGCAGACAGTGATGGACAGGGGTGTTGGAGTTACAATTGGACGGAGGGCTGCTTCTGCTTTTGCAGATGGCATGAAGATGAATGAAATTGAAGGCGAGCCACTTTTGGATACCAATGCATTGAAAGCTTTGATCCACCTGCTAAGGATGGCACAG CCCCTTGGGAAAGGCCTTCTACAGAGACTTCTTTTAAACCTTTGTGCACATAGTACTACAAGGACAATTTTAGTTTGTCTCTTGCTCAATATGATTAAACCCGAGGCTGAAGGGTCAGTCAGTGGATTGGCAGCAATTAACTCCCAGAGGCTTTATGGTTGTCTGTCAAATGTTGTTTATGGTCGATCGCAGTTGATGGATG GTCTTCCTCCCTTGGTTTTGCGTCGAGTTCTGGAAATCTTGACCTATTTGGCTACAAATCATTCTTCTATTGCCAATATGTTGTTCTACTTTGATCCCTCAATTGTTCTGGAGCCTCTAAGTCCAAAATATCTGGAAACCAAGATTGATAAAGGCAAGGAGAAAATTGGAGATGGAGATAATTCGTTAAAACCTTTGGGCGATACTGATAAAGTTCCTTTGATCCTTTTTCTGAAGCTATTGAATCGACCACTTTTTCTACACAGCACTACTCATCTTGAGCAG GTCATGGGATTGCTTCAAGTAGTAGTTTTCACGGCAGCATCAAAATTAGACAGCCATGCCCAATCTGGACAGGCAAGGGAGACTTCTCAAAAACAAACTGCCGGTGAAGTTCCTGGTGGTGTTCAAAGTGTTCCGCCATTGGTAGCAGAATCAAGTCAAGAGGACAAGGCTGCCAGTTCTGGGTCCATTTCTAATGGAAATAGGAGCATTGATGCATGCAGTGTTTTCTTGAAGTTACCACAACCTGAGTTGAGCAATCTGTGCAGCCTTCTTGGTTGTGAAGG GCTGTCAGATAAAGTATATATGCTAGCTGGAGAAGTGCTTAAGAAGTTGGCCTCAATTGTTGCAACCCATCGTAAATTCTTTACTTCAGAGCTTTCAGAATTAGCTCATGGGTTGAGCAGTTCAGCTGTCAGTGAGCTTGTCACCTTGAGGAACACTCACATGCTAGGTCTAAGTGCTGGCTCCATGGCCGGGGCAGCAATCCTACGTGTGCTACAGGCACTCAGCTCACTCACCTCACCCACTATTGATGAGAATATGGACCTTGAGAGTGGTGGGGAACAGGAGGAGCAAGCTACCATGTGGAACTTAAGTATTGCACTTCAGCCATTGTGGCTAGAATTGAGCGAATGTATTAGTTTGACAGAGACACAGCTCGTTCAGAGCAGTTTCAGTCCAACTgtattaaatataaatgtaGGGGAGCTTGTACAGGGGGGCTCTTCTTCATCCCCTCTTCCTCCTGGAACCCAGAGGCTCTTGCCTTTCATTGaagctttctttgttttgtgtgaAAAGCTACAGGCAAACCAATCCATTGTGCAACAAGATCACGTGACCATAACCGCAAGAGAAGTCAAAGAATCTTCTGGGAGCTCCTCCTCTACCACTGCATGCTTCGGAGATTCTCAGAGAAAGCTTGATGGTGTTGTCACATTTTCCAGATTTGCAGAGAAGCATCGCCGGCTTTTGAATACTTTTATAAGGCACAATCCTGGCTTGTTGGAGAAATCACTCTCTATGATGCTGAAGGCTCCCAGACTTATTGATTTTGATAACAAGAGAGCATATTTCCGCTCCAGAATAAGGCAACAGCATGAGCAACACCGTTCTGGTCCTCTGCGGATAAGTGTTCGGCGAGCATATGTTTTGGAGGATTCATACAATCAATTGAGGATGCGACCTACTCAGGATCTCAGGGGAAGATTGAATGTGCAGTTCCAAGGTGAGGAGGGTATTGATGCTGGGGGTTTGACAAGAGAATGGTATCAATTGCTGTCAAGGGTTGTATTTGACAAGGGAGCATTGCTTTTCACAACTGTCGGGAATGATGTGACTTTTCAGCCAAACCCTAATTCTGTTTATCAGACAGAACATCTGTCTTACTTCAAGTTTGTGGGCCGTGTG GTTTCCAAGGCGCTGTTTGATGGGCAACTTTTGGATGTTTACTTTACTCGGTCTTTCTACAAGCATATTCTTGGTGCAAAGGTGACATACCATGACATAGAGGCTGTTGATCCTGATTATTACAAGAATTTGAAGTGGATGCTGGAG AATGATGTGAGTGATATACCTGACTTGACATTCAGCATGGATGCTGACGAGGAGAAGCACATCCTTTATGAGAAAACTCAG ATTAATTCCTTCCTAGAAGGTTTTAATGAATTGGTGCCAAGGGAACTTATTTCCATTTTCAATGATAAAGAGCTTGAGCTACTAATCAGTGGACTTCCTGAAATTGATT TGGATGATCTGAAGGCCAACACTGAGTATACTGGCTATGCTCCAGCATCTGGTGTTGTTCAATGGTTTTGGGAGGTTGTCAAAGGTTTTAACAAGGAAGATATGGCCAGACTACTGCAGTTCGTCACTGGAACATCAAAG GTTCCATTGGAGGGTTTCAAGGCATTGCAGGGTATCTCTGGTCC